GTGCTGGTGGTCAATGCCAAGGTGCCCGCGCGCAACGTCGCGGAACTGGTGGCGCTGGCGAAGTCCGAGCCGGGCAAGCTGTCGTTCGGGTCGTCGGGCTCGGGCCAGTCGGTGCACCTGTCGGGCGAGCTATTCAAGAAGCGCGCAGGCATCGACATCATCCACGTGCCCTACAAAGGCGCGGCGCCTGCCGTGGCCGATCTGGTGGCGGGCCAGGTGACCATGATGGTCGACAACCTGCCCAGTTCGTTGCCGCAGATCCAGGCTGGCAAGCTGCGCGCGCTGGCCGTGACCAGCGGGACGCGGGTGGCCGAGCTACCTGACGTGCCGACGATGAAGGAAGCCGGCTTCGACGATTTCCAGGTGACGGCGTGGTTCGGCCTGGTGGCACGCGCCGGCACACCACCGGCGGTGATCGCGCAACTGTACAAGGCTGCGGCAACGGCGCTGGCCGAACCGCAGATCAAGTCGCGACTGGCTGAACTTGGCGGACAGGCGGGCGGCGACACGCCCGAGCACTTCGGCCAGTTCATCGAACAGGAGCGCCAGCGCTGGGCGCGGGTCGTCAAGGACACGGGTATTCCGCAGCAGTAACCGCATCACCGTATCCCAGTCTCATCGGTAAAGGAGTTCTCATGATCGACAAGATCGCGCCCTCGCTCGCCGCCGCGGTGGCGGGCATTGGCGACGGCGCCACGGTGCTGGTCAGCGGCTTCGGCGGCTCGGGCATTCCCGACGAACTGCTCGATGCCTTGCTGGCCCACGGCGCGCGCGACCTCACCATCGTCAACAACAACGCCGGCAACGGCGATGCCGGCATTGCCGCGCTGATCCGCGCGGGCCGCGTGCGCAAGGTCATCTGCTCGCACCCGCGTTCGAACAATGCCGAGGCGTTCATTGATGCGTATCGCGCCGGCAAGGTCGCGCTCGAGTGCGTGCCGCAGGGCACGCTGGTGGAGCGGATGCGCGCCGCGGGCGCCGGGCTCGGGCCGTTCTTCACACCCACGGCGTATGGCACCGCGCTGGCCGAAGGCAAGGAAAGCCGCGTTATCGATGGCACCGGCTACGTGCTGGAACAACCGCTGCACGGCGACTTCGCGCTGATCAAGGCGCACCGTGCCGATCGCTGGGGCAATCTGACCTACCGCTATGCAGGTCGCAATTTCGGGCCGGTGATGTGCACTGCCGCGCGGCACACCATCGTGCAGGTCGACGAGATCGTCCCGCTGGGCGAGATGACGCCGCAACACGTGATGACGCCGGGAATCTTCGTCCAGACAGTGGTCCTGGCAACATCGGGAGACAGCCATGCATGACACCCTGCCCCGCCTCGGCACGCTGCCGCGACTGAGCCGCGCCCAGATGGCGCGCATCGTCGCCCATGACATTCCCGATGGCAGCGTCGTCAATCTCGGCATCGGGATGCCCACGCTCGTATCCGA
This genomic interval from Cupriavidus metallidurans CH34 contains the following:
- a CDS encoding Bug family tripartite tricarboxylate transporter substrate binding protein; this translates as MTIKMGGARLAAAWVAASALSFGMAGTAQAAWPERPIRLIVPAAAGGTTDIAARLVGKRMSEILGQPVVVDNRAGGAGIIGSQALLLAPADGYTLMMGNIGPNAINYALYRQLPYKPQDFAPITMVVSVPNVLVVNAKVPARNVAELVALAKSEPGKLSFGSSGSGQSVHLSGELFKKRAGIDIIHVPYKGAAPAVADLVAGQVTMMVDNLPSSLPQIQAGKLRALAVTSGTRVAELPDVPTMKEAGFDDFQVTAWFGLVARAGTPPAVIAQLYKAAATALAEPQIKSRLAELGGQAGGDTPEHFGQFIEQERQRWARVVKDTGIPQQ
- a CDS encoding 3-oxoacid CoA-transferase subunit A, with the protein product MIDKIAPSLAAAVAGIGDGATVLVSGFGGSGIPDELLDALLAHGARDLTIVNNNAGNGDAGIAALIRAGRVRKVICSHPRSNNAEAFIDAYRAGKVALECVPQGTLVERMRAAGAGLGPFFTPTAYGTALAEGKESRVIDGTGYVLEQPLHGDFALIKAHRADRWGNLTYRYAGRNFGPVMCTAARHTIVQVDEIVPLGEMTPQHVMTPGIFVQTVVLATSGDSHA